In Terriglobia bacterium, the DNA window TTCGCCGTAAGCTCCGAGGTTCATTGCATACGCAACGCGGGTCCCCGCTACCACACCCGTCACATCCTGGCCCACAGCGTCCACAATTCCAGCCGCCTCCATGCCGGGAGTGAAGGGAAGCGAAGCCTTGTAGAGACCCGAGCGGAAATACACGTCGATAAAGTTCACGCCGATTGCCTGGACCTTCACTCGGGCTTGTCCCGGCCCCGGCACCGGGAGCGGTACTTCCTCGTAGACGAGTTTCTCAGGGCCACCTGTTTCATGCACTCGAATCGCTTTCATGTTCGACTCCTCCTGGGAACTGTCATCATCCTGCAGTGCCTCACAAGCAAAGCTTGCCATGAAGCCATGAATTCCGCGAAAACTTTTTGCTCTGATATACTAGGCCTTTGATTTCTCAACGTGGTACTGGATTTGCGAGAGGACACGATCATGAAACCATGGAGATCTCTTGTTTTGGCCTTGCTGGCAGGCATGCTGCTTGCCGTGCCCGGTCTGGCGCAACAGAAGCACACGATAAGCTTCGATGATCTGATCGCGTTCGGACGTGTCGGCGATCCACAGGTTTCTCCGGACGGGAAGGTGGTTGCGTTTTCGGTGACCCGATATGATCTTGCGAAAAATGCCGGGAACAGCGACGTCTGGATCGTCCCGATTGCGGGGGGTGCCGCCCGGCAGTTAACTCAGAGCGAAAAGCGTGACAACAATGCCCGGTGGTCACCGGATGGGAAAAAGCTGGCATTTATATCGAGCCGCGATGGCAGCCCCCAGGTGTGGATCCTGGACGTTGCCAGTGGGGAGGCCCGAAAGCTGACATCGATCTCAACCGGAGCCGATGGAGTGATCTGGTCACAGGACGGCAATAACCTGGCATTCACGTCGGACGTATATCCGGACTGCCGTGATGACGCCTGCAATGCGCAGCGGGAAAAAGCCGCGGAGTCCTCAAAGGTCAAAGCCAAGATCTTTGACCATCTGCTTTACCGGCATTGGGATGCCTGGAAAGACGGGAAGCGGACCCACATTTTCGTCGTTCCAGCCGCCGGCGGGACGGCGCGGGATTTGACACCCGGCGATTATGACGCTCCACCTTTTTCACTGGGCGGTCCGACGGATTATGATTTTTCCCCCGACGGCAAAGAACTTTGCTTTGCGAGGAACACCGACAAGGTTGAGGCGACCAGCACCAACGGGGACCTGTGGACGGTGCCGCTGACGGGGAGTGAACCAAAGAAAATCACCGCCAATCCTGCATACGATGGCTCGCCGCTTTATTCTCCTGACGGGAAATATATTGCGTACCGTGCTCAGCGGCGCCCGGGCTTTGAAGCGGATCGTTTCGAACTCATGCTCTTCGACCGGGTTGCCCGCACGTCAAGGTCCATAACCGCAAGCCTGGATCGCTCCGTGAGCGAAATGGTCTGGGCACCCGACAGCCGCACGATCTATTTCGCCGCTGAAGATCAAGGATTTTCCGGCATCTGGCGGGTAGGAGTGGGTGGGGAAGCTCCGCTAAAAGTGATCGAGAAGAGCTACAACGGCGAACTAAAGGTGGCGCCTGACGGCAGGACCCTGGTTTTCACCAGGCAGAGCCTTTCCAGGCCGGCGGAGGTCTATCGCGCGAATGCCGATGGTCGCGATGCACGGCCGTTGACAGCAGTCAACGATGCCGCTCTCGGTCGCATAGATTTCGGTGCGGTCGAGAGCATTACCTATCCTGGGGCGGATGCGGTCGAACCGAAGGGGAGCGGAGGGGACGGGAGCACGTTTTTCACGCCGATTCAGGCATGGATTGTAAAACCTCCTGCCTTTGACCCAAAGCGGAAATATCCGGCGGTGTTCCTCATTCATGGCGGCCCTCAGGGCGCATGGGAGGACAACTTCTCCTATCGTTGGAACATCCAGATGTTCGCCGCGCGAGGCTACGTGGTCTTCGCGTCCAATCCGCATGGGAGCACCG includes these proteins:
- a CDS encoding S9 family peptidase — translated: MKPWRSLVLALLAGMLLAVPGLAQQKHTISFDDLIAFGRVGDPQVSPDGKVVAFSVTRYDLAKNAGNSDVWIVPIAGGAARQLTQSEKRDNNARWSPDGKKLAFISSRDGSPQVWILDVASGEARKLTSISTGADGVIWSQDGNNLAFTSDVYPDCRDDACNAQREKAAESSKVKAKIFDHLLYRHWDAWKDGKRTHIFVVPAAGGTARDLTPGDYDAPPFSLGGPTDYDFSPDGKELCFARNTDKVEATSTNGDLWTVPLTGSEPKKITANPAYDGSPLYSPDGKYIAYRAQRRPGFEADRFELMLFDRVARTSRSITASLDRSVSEMVWAPDSRTIYFAAEDQGFSGIWRVGVGGEAPLKVIEKSYNGELKVAPDGRTLVFTRQSLSRPAEVYRANADGRDARPLTAVNDAALGRIDFGAVESITYPGADAVEPKGSGGDGSTFFTPIQAWIVKPPAFDPKRKYPAVFLIHGGPQGAWEDNFSYRWNIQMFAARGYVVFASNPHGSTGFGQKFTDEISGDWGGKVYLDLMRGADYLTKLPYIDAARVAAAGASYGGYMINWIEGHSERFRCLVSHDGVYNAASMFGSTEELWFPLWDFQGTPWNNPALYEKWSPSSYVKNFKTPMLVIHGELDYRVPVTQGFELFTALQLMKVPSKFLYFPDEGHWVLKPQNSRLWWKTVQDWIDQWTKAK